One window from the genome of Pyxicephalus adspersus chromosome 6, UCB_Pads_2.0, whole genome shotgun sequence encodes:
- the LOC140332746 gene encoding LOW QUALITY PROTEIN: perilipin-2-like (The sequence of the model RefSeq protein was modified relative to this genomic sequence to represent the inferred CDS: substituted 1 base at 1 genomic stop codon), with the protein MDKLNGLLPDVKEKIEDSKEASESISVSKKVREECSKLSEVKRDEIVPVVPDEQDAQDHVVGGVATSVEVKAEKVMGNLKPPKLTTVKKEFVSKTCQCELCSYTCARRSNRDRLMQRHRRTGSGEKLYECYVCHVWFTQGGTRKMHILQNPTENVAKVHCPYCETVMARKSDLGVHLSNQCPSTEQGKKCHSCDTVFDDRCGRKKTVKTITTVAVKGVMPIIQKLEPKFAVANNITGIGRDNIEERGSIMYQPSDKIVTNASEAVVGAKDSVIQSITGVVDKTKEAVYDSVERTKSVINGSINTVLGCSAVCKMSSRVYTALTKSETLLXQYLPPTDEEPGKEAANTERFEVSNDKASYYDRLGSLPTKAHKCAYHQALTRFRDAKCRSQEAIAQLQSTVDLIEYARKNMNDANQKIHDVRGRVRIWEKLI; encoded by the exons atggatAAATTGAATGGGCTTCTTCCAGACGTCAAGGAAAAGATTGAAGATTCCAAAGAAGCCAGTGAAAGTATCTCTGTTTCaaaaaaggtgcgggaagagtgtAGTAAATTAAGTGAAGTAAAGAGGGATGAAATTGTCCctgttgtgcctgatgaacaggatgctCAGGACCATGTTGTGGGAGGTGTTGCTACATCagtggaagtgaaggctgaaaaagtgatgggaaacctgaagcctccaaaACTAACAACAGTTAAAAAGGAATTTGTAAGTAAAACTTGCCAATGTGAGCTGTGCAGCTATACCTGTGCCAGACGCTCAAATCGGGATCGTCTCATGCAGAGGCACCGGAGAACCGGGTCTGGggaaaagctatatgaatgctacgTTTGTCATGTTTGGTTTACGCAGGGTGgaaccaggaaaatgcacatactgcaaaatCCCACTGAGAATGTAGCCAAAGTTCACTGTCCCTATTGTGAAACAGTTATGGCAAGAAAAAGTGATCTAGGGGTTCACTTAAGCAACCAATGTCCTTCTACCGAACAAGGAAAGAAGTGCCACTCCTGTGATACAGTCTTTGATGACC GatgtggcagaaaaaaaactgtgaagaCCATCACCACAGTGGCTGTTAAAGGTGTCATGCCAATAATACAGAAACTGGAACCTAAGTTTGCTGTAGCAAACAACATTACTGGCATTGGACGGGATAATATTGAAGAGAGGGGGTCCATTATGTATCAGCCAAGTGACAAGATTGTAACTAATGCCTCAGAAGCTGTCGTTGGGGCTAAAGATTCAGTGATTCAAAGCATAactggagtggttgataagaccaaggaAGCAGTGTATGACAGTGTGGAGAGGACCAAGTCTGTTataaatggaagcatcaacactgtgcttggtTGCAGTGCGGTGTGCAAAATGAGCAGCCGTGTTTatactgctcttacaaagtctgAAACTCTTCTTTAACAATACCTACCACCAACTGATGAGGAACCAGGCAAAGAGGCTGCAAACACAGAGAGGTTTGAGGTGTCGAATGACAAAGCAAGCTACTATGATCGCTTGGGATCTCTCCCTACCAAGGCACACAAATGTGCTTACCATCAAGCATTGACAAGATTCAGGGATGCTAAATGCAGAAGTCAGGAGGCCATTGCTCAGCTACAGTCTACAGTTGACCTGATTGAATATGCCAGGAAGAACATGAATGATGCCAATCAGAAGATACATGATGTTCGGGGTAGAGTGAGGATTTGGGAGAAACTGATTTGA